The Aedes albopictus strain Foshan chromosome 2, AalbF5, whole genome shotgun sequence region ttactcgaagaattcctccagaaattcctccaaggattcatctaaattttttctagtaatttctacagagatttctgatgcggattcttcagatttttttcctgaaattctcgcataattgctctttggattcctccaggaattcctccaggtatacttccagaaatttctccagggattcctgcaggttttgctccgagaattcctgtaatgatttcttccgaaatttctctctggatttttacaaaaaattatTCAGCGAtaagttcaaaaatttcagtaatccgTTCATAATCTTTATCACGGACTCactccagatttttttagaattacttgtagattttttgaataatttgaagtatttctagaggaattcttttagtgatttgtattggaattctattagataatttcaagaaattctccaagtagtcatccaggaattctttcacaattatctccgagaaatctttaagaaatccaatcatgaataccttcaagattaccccttgcagcaaaagcttttaaatatattaaaattacATCAATGGCCTTTTGAATGTGTGctttgtttgatagacgcacaaatacccgaaataaaagatattagcgaccgactagaaatcacctccagcatggttttaatgaatacactcgcgtttacgcttgagCTACATTGATCATTTCTTATTATGtagcatctattctcactaggaattcaaaaacttttgctggaattccattgcaaattcaaccagattttttcccacatgatacatgagtagggtggggcggggcaagatgggtcacctaagaatggatcatcataactttgtaaatacaaatcgtactggtttgtattcgtccgctactctttaataaatacactagttagctatgctaaaagtcgatagaaagttcattaaatacaaaatatgctgttaaacaagcagttttaaaaagtgatcgatttggcgccgtgaaaaaagtgcggggcaagatgggtcacttttTAAGCAatccacattttctcaacgaaaaacgtcaaaatataagatttgtttcgcattcatatatgctccatatccatactgagtaaacaagagctactagtaaacattttataaatttatttggaatataaaaaactttacgatttgagtggtcctaaggcgacttgaaaatcgatgttttcactaaaaaaatatcataattttgtgttataattttgagcgttcattccgcttgattgaagtcatttatgagatagttttgtaataaaaaataaataacttttgaatgctccaaaaatacgatcAGAATTAAAGgttacccatcttgccccgcgaccgtttatatggagattatatggaatgtatcgcataagaaaaatgactaaaaaccattttattttttatttccaatgagagtgaataatttttcaatcgatgccccaaacttttgtatattcatgctggtcatctaacaaaattattaatatgatcaaaacatgagtaatgcgtccgaaaatggcactgacccatcttgccccgcgacccatcttgccccgccccaccctacttgaattccacaaagaagcacttaaccatattttgcagtaatgctgctagaaaattcaaagattcttaaagatactcattaaagaattcctggaaattatcatttagatttaatttctcagcgattaaaaaagaaaactaacaatgcattgcttttatataattctggttatataatgtttggaaatcaaaactaattaattacatagaccattttgaacaatgatcttgtaaagagtgacaagttgagaatagtctccaataactgtcagtTTGAACACATATTATGCAAtataaatgtctattatagatctatgtttgtcaccacgacagtggttttcagattttttctaatttccatttataaagtcatgaaaaatttctggggggggggggggggggctggcggattctgggggggacCTGGCCCCccaggccccccctctagttacgccaatgtccATTAAAGATTTCaaggatcccagtagattatgcaatactattattcatAGCGAAAACACATACAATTATGTTTGTAGATTTGGAGGACTTCACTATTGGACAGTCTGGAACATCTAGAACATCTCAGAATattaaacaccttttgatattcttgacgaaggttaaatttATACATATGAAAGTAACCCATATCATATAAGCTTCTAGAACAACTGTTATgcaaattatttcgtttttccaatcttcatggtgttcaggatgttctaggttgtcaataaagtttcaaatacaaatattcccattttcctTAATAGAGAACTCaatttacaacttctgttttattaAATGTGTTAATTTATACGGCCGTTTCTatattggggtcatatatgacccctccggctccaaagggttaaggtggtagctggtggaacgctaaccaatagagagtactcataCGTTCACCCCTcctcccttctcgaagtcatccctaactaGCGTACCGCTAAGGTAAGatagagagaatgagttttagtgggtcgatacCACCTTTGGGTATCTAATCGACAGATTTTTTTCATTCTAGAAGAAACACCCTGAGTATGCATATGAACTGGTCGACTTAATTGAAAATAACACAGAGCACCCTGTGAAAATAGTAATATAAAACACGCTCACCAATAATCATATCAATCTGATGACTCGGCCgttatttcaggcaaattagcatagACAAAATGTTCGAGACAAACATATTGCTCTATTTGAGAGAATCGATATTGGATGTACTTAAAGCCatctttctcaaactatgggtcgcgacccttcagccccataagaaatacacgcgttGGTATAGAAGTTTGAGAAAGATTGACTTAAAGTATACTTGGTCGTATCAACATTGTACCTAGCTATCACATCAGTCTGTTCAGTAGCACTACAGTGAAATCAGTTTCCTCTAATAGATGATTCAACTGATTGCGGGTTTCGTAAGCCGTTGATTATCCAACTACATACCTGCCTACCATTCTACAATTAATTCCATCTTTTTCATCCAAGTCAGAACGCGAAACAGAAGCCGCGCTTTTCGCGCATTATGGTCGATTGATTCGATAGGCCAGGGCGCAGGCAGTGATGATTTGTTTTGTTTCAGATGCATTTTTCACATTCTACCGGCAGGcagcagtgcagtgcagtggCCACTCAATTCATTATCAAGTCTAATTGAGGGTCTGATTACATGCTATAGGGTACCTGATGGGACAGATAAATACTATAAACAAACGCAGCTGTGAGCGCTTCACCAGAGAGGGTTATTTGGAATTTCTAATGAGGTCGTGGCTTGGTCCAAGCGGTCACGGATGGACAGGTCCgcgtctgagtttttttttttctgccgtCGAATTGATTCCGATGGGAGACTACCTGAACGTGGAAATTGCGCAATGTGGCGACCCTTCGACATAGAGGCTTGTATGTGGCACGCGACCAACCCCTCTTGATGAGATGTTGCATCAGTTGACCATGACTGCACTTCAGACGGAAATCGTTGAATGAACTTTACTTCGGATTAGAAGCTTTCATCATCGTGATTGAAGGCTAGGTACTGGATGGAGAAATTCTATCGCAGAGAGGTTCTGGTTTATTTTTTATCATGTAATTGCATATTTCGGATATGCTGAATGCAATGGAATGTCGGTATAAAAAGAACTTTTTGGTGTCAGGACCAAGCAGGACTCTAGTTCAGGACGTAATGGAGTCCTTAAACGTGATATTGGCCTTGCTAGTACTTTCCAAGACGGTCCTAGGTTCAAGGTCTAACCATATTTCAGCGGTATCGGACTTGATACATTGTCTAAAACTACCGGTTCGGGTATCGGTGTTGTCCTGTTGGAGCGAGagcgaaaagtttcattttttgaaGGAGATAAACGCGATAACTGCGGTTCGGTTTTCCACTGAAGATCAACAAAATCTTCCCTGGAACGATCGCAATCTGCATCAGAACCTGTTGGTGATCGATGTCGGTTGTCCAGAATCGAAAGAGTTGCTACGGTCAGCTGGACAATTGTTATACTATCGCGTTAAATGGATTGCTGTGAATATTAATGACCCTAATTgtgtgaaattcctgaagttttttGGCGATCTTCAAGTTCTGATCAGTAATGAAGTTTACTATATTTGTCGGGAAGATGGAGTGCAAGGATACCAAATCAAACAAGGTGATCTCCGAGCTTTTTATCATTCCAAAACAATTCCCTAATCGTATAGCATTCCAGTCTATCGGCGATCACTTGCAACTGAGCTGATCGAGGAAACGTTCGGCTACTGGAATCGAGGTATGATTGTCAATCTACAGCATCCCAAACATTCCGTTGTCCGCCGTCGAAACTTGAGCCGCTTCAAGTTGCGTGCATCCGTCGTAATCACCCATAACGAAACTCTGAACCACCTGGAGGACTACCGTGAAAAACACGTCGATACGATCACCAAAAAGAATTTCTTTCTGACGAAATATTTGGCCCAAGATTTGAACGCCACGCTTCAGTTCAGCTACGTGAACTCTTGGGGTTATCGCGACGTTAAAACGGGTAAATTCAGTGGAATGATTGGCGAACTGCAGAACGATCAAGCGGATCTCGGCGGTACGGCACTATTCCTGACGGCGGATCGTATCAAGGAGATCGACTACCTATCGATGACCACCCCCACGCGAGCCAAGTTTATCTTCCGTTCGCCGAAGTTGTCCTTCACTGATAACGTGTTTCTTCTACCGTTCAGCGGAACGGTTTGGCTGTGCATTATCAGCTTCATTGTCCTTTCCGCGATCCTCCTGTTGATCATTCTGAAAGTCGAGCTAAGATGCACCAACGTACGCTACGGCCACGTCATCCGACCGAACCTCATGGACACGGTGATGAACATGTTCGGCACTTCGTGTCAACAGGGATCGTATCTGGAGCCGAAATCGCTTCCGGCCAAGTGCTTGATCCTGTTGAGCTTGATCATTCTGATGTTCTTGTACGCCAGCTATTCGGCCAACATTGTTGCGTTGATTCAGTCACCGTCGAACAAGATCCGTACGTTGGAGGATTTGTTGAACTCGCGGCTGGAGACTGGGGCTGAAGATACGGTCTATAACAAGTACTATTTCATGGTGAGTTCATGAGGTTACACGTTGAGGGTCGTAAGAGAAATTTCTATTATTTCAGCATGAAACGGAACCAGTGAGAAAGGCGATCTTCGATCGCAAGATGAAAGGTCGCGATGGAAGTTCCTCTAACTTCATACCGCTGGACAAGGGCGTTGAACGGGTACGCCAAGGACTGTACGCTTTCCACGTTGAGCTAGGAGTTTGCTATAAGGTAAGCTGATCAGATCCCAAGATCCCGTACTGGAGAATTCACTATATATCCACTTTACAGGTCATCAGCGAAACCTACCAGGAGGACGAAAAGTGCGGCCTGCAGGAAATCGAGTACCTGAACATCATCGATCCGTACTATGCCGTGCAGAAGAACTCCTCCTTCCGGGAGCTGGTCCGAATTAGTCTGTTCAGGCTACGTGAATTCGGTATTCAGGGTCGGGAACACTCAATGCTCTACACGCGGAAGCCGGCCTGCAGTGGCGGCAGCAGCTTCATTCCGGTCTCGATCGTGGACGTTTGGCCGGCGCTAACGGTGCTTTCGTGGGCCTTTGCCATCGCCGGAGGTTTGCTGGTGGGGGAAATTGTTTGGGCGCGGATCAGAGTACGGAGAGCTCGGGCTAAGATTCACTGTAGCAGTAGTATTCAGTTTAACTGTGACTGAAACTAAAATCAATGGTTTTTGCCAGTGTTAAAATTTTAGTAggaacatacatttatttgcactACATCACAATTCACAATTAGGACAACACATAATCAACACCTGATACACCACAATTTTCGGTTTGCGGCTTTCGTTCTCAATCCTCGATCACCTCCAATTCTCTTTAGTTCCTTAGCCTGGTCACACTCTAACTGGTCCGccgatcgtgctctctgcgcttcatcACGCCTTTTTGcgtcaaccggatcagtagcgaacaggATTGCTttacggcattcttgcaacacggCCTATCCACCGTATGCTTCTGACTTCGGTCGCCTTCTGGATGCTGAGCACACGTTgcccgaaaactccgagtgtttgtaGGTCCTCTTCGaacataacacagcgcaacattttttttgtctcaagagcaaacttatgtgtctccgaaggattttgggccgctgaatccgaatctgggctcagatttgctctaacacgtcacaattttgagctatacctcaatttatagggcaaaatatgcaattttgggcttttttgactgcaagttattaagcatggaaatattttttttaagcaatcaaaaggttaattggtcaattaacatctaaattaacgacacatgcaaaatatttggttttacctaattaaatttgatagatttaggcatttaatgttagtatgaaaacttgcatgcaacttttggagggtgacttgtatgtgaaatatcgtacctaacataaatcgcttaaaaccatcaaatttgatttggtaaaacgaaatattttgcatgagtcgttaatttagatgttaattgaccaatttatcctttgattgattaaaaaatatatttccatgcttaatggctagcagtcaaaaaagcccaaaatcgcatattttgccctataaattgaggtatagctcaaaattgtgacgtgttggagcaaatctcttgagacagatcaaaagttattttttgttacgctgtgtaatccatGCCTCGTGTCTGTAGATGACCACCAGTATTAACTGCATTTCATACATGGTGCATTTTGTACGAAACTGAATTCTTTTTTGGCCTCTGTTTCGTTTagggcccgtagtaggcacgactttcacGGATGATATGCTTTCGCATATCACGACTGATATTTGATGGCAGCCGTTAGCGAGGATCCAAGGTATACGAACTCCTCCAATACTTCGAAGATATCCCCAATCTATCGTAAACTTAGTTCCTAACCGATTCCTGTTGCTTTGATTGGTCTGGTCAGCCAATTATCCAGGATAAACGTTCTCGATCATGGTTTTCCATAACTCGAGCTCGATCGATATTGTTgtgtcgccttgaagtcgatgaacagcttGAAGCTGTTGCGGAATGCGATCTTCTGGTAGAATTATCGTGTATTTTTACAA contains the following coding sequences:
- the LOC109410593 gene encoding glutamate [NMDA] receptor subunit 1-like, translated to MESLNVILALLVLSKTVLGSRSNHISAVSDLIHCLKLPVRVSVLSCWSESEKFHFLKEINAITAVRFSTEDQQNLPWNDRNLHQNLLVIDVGCPESKELLRSAGQLLYYRVKWIAVNINDPNCVKFLKFFGDLQVLISNEVYYICREDGVQGYQIKQVYRRSLATELIEETFGYWNRGMIVNLQHPKHSVVRRRNLSRFKLRASVVITHNETLNHLEDYREKHVDTITKKNFFLTKYLAQDLNATLQFSYVNSWGYRDVKTGKFSGMIGELQNDQADLGGTALFLTADRIKEIDYLSMTTPTRAKFIFRSPKLSFTDNVFLLPFSGTVWLCIISFIVLSAILLLIILKVELRCTNVRYGHVIRPNLMDTVMNMFGTSCQQGSYLEPKSLPAKCLILLSLIILMFLYASYSANIVALIQSPSNKIRTLEDLLNSRLETGAEDTVYNKYYFMHETEPVRKAIFDRKMKGRDGSSSNFIPLDKGVERVRQGLYAFHVELGVCYKVISETYQEDEKCGLQEIEYLNIIDPYYAVQKNSSFRELVRISLFRLREFGIQGREHSMLYTRKPACSGGSSFIPVSIVDVWPALTVLSWAFAIAGGLLVGEIVWARIRVRRARAKIHCSSSIQFNCD